A segment of the Labrus mixtus chromosome 15, fLabMix1.1, whole genome shotgun sequence genome:
CGCCAATAAATACTTCAAAAGTAGATCAAATTACTTATTCAGTGTTGttgaaaaatatttaacatctatatatatatatatcttaaacattgttaattatttatttagagtTCGTTTGTTGtttgacaaagaaaataaatgttaaagttgatcacaaaacacaaacaatcctaataaaagataaatactgaacaataaaagttttaaatatgaatatttgtttgtgctgttgtaATTAAAGTGACACATTTAATCAGGATCAGCTGCTTCTGTCTGATCGATACTTCCCTCACTCGACTGCTTCAGTCTGTTAGATCCAATATGGCGGCCTCCACAGCTTCACGTGAGCTTTTCTCGGAGGGAGTCCGAGCGGTTCTGCACAGCTGGCCCGTCCTCCAGGTAAACATGAACACTGACGCACACCTGACGTACACCTGACGTACACCTGCGGAACACCTGACGGAGAGAAAATCCCGCTGAGCAGCTCACTGCCGAGCACGGGACGATGCTAACAGGCTAAAGCTAACAGGCTAGTTTACATGGAGGATCTGTTGaacatttagagagagagagagaaagagagagagacagagagagagacagttttggacgcccctcggtttgtcagatatgagagcagttatcaggtcaacaggtgttgcagcaatggaagcgggcaagagaagtggttcagatagaagtgatttgttgtgttgtgtttgtagatCGCTGTGGATAACGGGTTTGGAGGCGTGTACGGGCAGCAGAAAGCCGATTGGATGGTAGACGTGGTCCAACAGTATTTCCATGACAACTGTATGTAACCATGGTAACCTTCCTCTAAGTGTTCAGTGTGTGATTAATTAATCAGAgattattattatgatcagaATCTGCTgtttataaagtgtgtgtgttctcagctGACCTGCAGCAGTCTGAGGTCGAGGACTTCATCGCTCAGCTGATGGATCAGGAGTTTGACACAGTGGTGGATGATGGGAGTTTACCTGAGGTACAcgtacacgtacacacacacacacacacacacacacacacacacacacacacacacacacacacacacacacacacacacacacacacacacacacacacacacacacacacacacacacacacacacacacacacacacacacacgtgtgtgaACCCTCCTCGTCTGTCAGTGCTGAGCTGATGGTGACTCCGTGTGTACCTGTGCAGGTAACGCTCAGTCTGCAGCAGATGTTCACTCAGTggcagcagggggcgctgcagcagctccaacacacCATCAACACTCTAACCCAGAAGAAGAGTCAGAGGGCAAAGGTCACAGCTCCGCCCCCACAGTCTGATGAAGACAGCGATGAAGACGACACACAggtgatgtttttatatttaaataaatatgatacCTCGAGAACTCCAATATCCTGTTGATGTCAaactgaactgtgtgtgtgttcaggggatGGAGTGTGAGTCATCCGGCCCGTCAGTCAGCAGGacagaagctccgccccctcagGAAGAAGATGACGGCTGGACGGTGGTGCGAAAGAAGAAGTGAACAGAGGGAGCTGACCTATGACCTCAACaaaggactgtgtgtgtgtgtgtgtgtgtgtgtgtgtgtgtgtgtgtgtgtgtgtgtgtgtgtgtgtgtgtgtgtgtgtgtgtgtgtgtgtgtgtcaaaccattttatattaaacatgaaaaatcagctgctgtttttatcctctctgctttcatcatactgtgacatcacactacTGGGATGGAAGACCTTCTCCCTCAGGgtcaggggtcaaaggtcagggtaAGATTCATGAGTCAGGGATTATTAAAAGGTCGGAGGTCAAAATTCAGAAATTTTTATTTTGACGGAAGACAtttcacactgacagacacGTAGAAAAAAAATTTGTCTCTGGTGATGTCACTGCTGATGTCATCGATACAGGGAAGCGGGGTaggcggtggggggggggggtcagaggtTATTTCAAGGCACTATTTATTACATGAATACAGGtgaggaggtcagaggtcatcctAGGACCACGCCCCTCCGGAGAAAAATACTGTCATCAGTAACTGAGAGGTTCAGGTGCTAACAGGAAGCTACAGTGTTTACGTCCAATCCAAAGCTGACTTTCATCATCACAGGCGTTCAGGAGTCTCTGATCAGTAACCAATAACTTTCATAAACAGCGAGAAGTGAAGTTCAAATTAACTcgagaaaataaatcaacaagagtcggaaaaaaagaaacaagacgAGAAAAGTTTGAGAAAGAAGCTGAACtgtgaagaacagaaaacagagctCAGGCTGAATCCAAACAACACCTGAAGAGGAGCGCTCTTTAACATTTACAGGATCAGAACTCAGAGTCACTTCTCAATAAAGAAACTGCAATGATACAACGGTACAGGGTGACATTAAAAGGAGCGTTAATAATAAACATCTGAACCTTCAATGTAACAAACCCAGCTTTATATCTGCTTAACGGGATGACAGTGAACGCATCGTCAGAATCAGACGTTTGGATTCAGCCAGAGGTCAGAAGGTCAGTGTAAGAATCAGCTCAGACAGTTGTGTTCGTTTCCCTCTGAATATAAAGTGAAACACTCCAAACGCTCCcggacaaagtgtgtgtgtttttgtgtattgtgtgtttgtgtgtttgcctgtgtttatgtgtgcagccAGGCGTGCTGCAAACACTGCGCGGCCGTCGCTCGGCGGTCAGGCTGCAGCTCCAACATGGTCATCAGGAAGTCACTGAATTGAGCCGCCTGATCCAACGGCCACTCGTATTTCTCCAACAAGACTTCAAACAGACCCCACGGCTTCAGGCTGGAGATGTGCCGCAgctcacctgagagagagagagacaggttcagagagacagagagagagagagagagacagggtcACTAAAAAcctgcaactctccaagctggctcacaaatgtacataaaaagAGAGCTGCACTCGATCCTGATAAAGTTAATAGACttg
Coding sequences within it:
- the tsr2 gene encoding pre-rRNA-processing protein TSR2 homolog, whose product is MAASTASRELFSEGVRAVLHSWPVLQIAVDNGFGGVYGQQKADWMVDVVQQYFHDNSDLQQSEVEDFIAQLMDQEFDTVVDDGSLPEVTLSLQQMFTQWQQGALQQLQHTINTLTQKKSQRAKVTAPPPQSDEDSDEDDTQGMECESSGPSVSRTEAPPPQEEDDGWTVVRKKK